From Serratia fonticola:
TTACCCAGCCTGATGCTGATTGTGCTGTCGCTGACCGTTTCCTGCCGTTATTTATGGTGGCGCTATACCTCAACGCTGAACTGGGACGATCCGCTCAGCCTGACCTGCGGCCTGCTGTTGCTGGCGGCGGAAACCTATGCCTGGGTAGTGCTGGTGCTGGGCTACTTCCAAACCGTGTGGCCGTTGAACCGCCAGCCGGTGCCGATGCCTGTCGACAGCAGCACCTGGCCGACCGTCGATCTGATGGTGCCTACCTACAACGAAGATCTGGGCGTGGTGAAACCCACCATCTATGCGGCGCTGGGCATCGACTGGCCAAAAGATAAAATCAATATCTACATTCTCGACGACGGTAACCGGCCAGAGTTTAAAGCCTTTGCCGCAGAGGTCGGGGTGAAGTACATCGCCCGGCCGACCCATGAACACGCCAAAGCGGGCAATATCAACCATGCGCTCAAGCATGCTAGCGGTGATTTTGTTGCCATCTTCGACTGCGATCACGTCCCCACGCGTTCTTTCCTGCAACTGACCATGGGCTGGTTCTTCAAAGACAAGAAGCTGGCGATGCTGCAAACGCCGCACCACTTCTTCTCGCCCGATCCGTTTGAGCGCAATCTGGGGCGTTTTCGTCAGACGCCGAACGAAGGCACCCTGTTCTATGGGCTGGTGCAGGACGGCAATGATATGTGGGATGCCACTTTCTTCTGCGGCTCCTGCGCCATCTTACGCCGTACGGCATTAGATGAGATCGGCGGTATCGCGGTGGAAACGGTAACCGAAGATGCCCATACCTCGCTGCGTCTGCACCGCCTTGGCCACACCTCGGCCTATATCCGTATTCCGCAGGCCGCCGGGCTGGCAACGGAAAGCCTGTCTGCCCATATCGGCCAGCGTATTCGTTGGGCGCGCGGCATGGTGCAGATCTTCAGGTTGGATAACCCGTTACTGGGCAAAGGGCTGAAGTTTGCCCAGCGCCTGTGCTATGCCAACGCCATGCTGCACTTCCTGTCCGGTATTCCGCGCCTGATCTTCCTGACCGCACCGCTGGCGTTTTTGTTGATGCATGCTTACATCATCTTTGCGCCAGCCTTGGCGATTGCGCTGTATGTGCTGCCCCACATGATCCACGCCAGCCTGACCAACTCACGTATTCAGGGCAAATACCGCCACTCCTTCTGGAGTGAAATCTACGAAACCGTGCTGGCCTGGTATATCGCCCGGCCTACCACCGTGGCTTTGTTCAACCCGCACAAAGGCAAGTTCAACGTCACCGCCAAAGGCGGGCTGGTTACGCAAGAGCATGTCGATTGGGTGATCACCCGGCCTTACCTGCTGTTGGTGATACTCAATCTGGCTGGCCTGGGTTTTGGCGTGTGGCGCTTTTTCTACGGCCCGGCGGACGAGATGATGACGGTGGTGATCAGCCTGATTTGGGTGATCTACAACATGACCATCCTCGGTGGAGCGGTGGCCGTGGCGGTGGAGGCCAAGCAGGTACGGCAGTCGCA
This genomic window contains:
- the bcsA gene encoding UDP-forming cellulose synthase catalytic subunit, with the protein product MSRVLSLLLVPPVHRAVKQRYRAYRRAGTPAFTAGLTTLMVAIGWLLLRFESPSWQKVQAGQSYWFPHISPHRPRPADTLRYLLQGFWLLVTHSGPAPMGRSYFAGWHRLQLRYANWLQSLPQRLQGAGMEEQTVQRLNRMNHRVRRVLFIIAGLLAGPLALLCISQPFELPAQFIFVLLLWCIAMVVRRIPGRLPSLMLIVLSLTVSCRYLWWRYTSTLNWDDPLSLTCGLLLLAAETYAWVVLVLGYFQTVWPLNRQPVPMPVDSSTWPTVDLMVPTYNEDLGVVKPTIYAALGIDWPKDKINIYILDDGNRPEFKAFAAEVGVKYIARPTHEHAKAGNINHALKHASGDFVAIFDCDHVPTRSFLQLTMGWFFKDKKLAMLQTPHHFFSPDPFERNLGRFRQTPNEGTLFYGLVQDGNDMWDATFFCGSCAILRRTALDEIGGIAVETVTEDAHTSLRLHRLGHTSAYIRIPQAAGLATESLSAHIGQRIRWARGMVQIFRLDNPLLGKGLKFAQRLCYANAMLHFLSGIPRLIFLTAPLAFLLMHAYIIFAPALAIALYVLPHMIHASLTNSRIQGKYRHSFWSEIYETVLAWYIARPTTVALFNPHKGKFNVTAKGGLVTQEHVDWVITRPYLLLVILNLAGLGFGVWRFFYGPADEMMTVVISLIWVIYNMTILGGAVAVAVEAKQVRQSHRVEIAMPAAVARADGHLFPCTLRDYSDGGVGIEMRVPDQLQEHDQIALLLKRGQQEFSFPCVVTRSHGRSVGVRLVKLSTRQHIDFIQCTFARADTWALWQDGFPEDRPVDSLRDVLMLGFHGYRRMADYAPPTMRKILVGLTSLATWILSFIPHGVGRGRAPTAPETVA